One stretch of Serinicoccus hydrothermalis DNA includes these proteins:
- a CDS encoding MarR family winged helix-turn-helix transcriptional regulator, whose translation MVRWLDEEEQRAWRSILRASHLITLVMEEALDEHGVSLGEYELLSMVSEAPGERIRMAELAHLIVQSRSRVSHTANRLEKRGWVQRVRTPQDGRGVVLQLTPTGATELRRLAPVHVESVRRALLDHLSREELIQHGEALRRVVRATRHRDDEALDAI comes from the coding sequence ATGGTCCGCTGGCTGGACGAGGAGGAGCAGCGCGCCTGGCGCTCGATCCTGCGGGCGTCCCACCTCATCACCCTCGTCATGGAGGAGGCCCTGGACGAGCACGGCGTCTCCCTGGGGGAGTACGAGCTGCTGAGCATGGTCTCCGAGGCGCCCGGGGAGCGCATCCGGATGGCCGAGCTGGCCCACCTCATCGTCCAGTCGCGCAGCCGGGTCAGCCACACCGCCAACCGGCTCGAGAAACGCGGCTGGGTGCAGCGCGTGCGGACCCCGCAGGACGGCCGCGGAGTCGTGCTCCAGCTCACCCCCACCGGCGCCACCGAGCTGCGACGGCTCGCGCCGGTGCACGTCGAGAGCGTCCGGAGGGCGTTGCTGGACCACCTGAGCCGGGAGGAGCTCATCCAGCACGGGGAGGCGCTGCGCCGCGTCGTGCGGGCCACCCGCCACCGCGACGACGAGGCGCTCGACGCGATCTGA
- the hemB gene encoding porphobilinogen synthase, protein MTAYPRPHERPRRLRTTPALRRLVAQTRLHPAELVLPVFVRDGIEEPQPIGSMPGVVQHTPTSLVAAAREAVDAGVGGIMVFGVPRPQDKDAGGSAGLDPDGVLNAGLRALRTELGDDTVIMSDLCLDEFTDHGHCGLVDDAGRVDNDATLEVYAEMAVAQARAGAHVVGPSGMMDGQVQVVREALDAAGHRDVAVLAYTAKYASGCYGPFREAVASTLEGDRSTYQQDPANRTESLRELRLDLEQGADMVMVKPALPYLDILSDVAAEADVPVAAYQVSGEYAMIEAAASQGLLDRDRMVMETLTSIRRAGAQILLTYYATRVARLLGG, encoded by the coding sequence GTGACGGCATACCCGCGGCCGCACGAGCGCCCGCGCCGGCTGCGCACCACGCCGGCGCTGCGCCGGCTCGTGGCGCAGACCCGGCTGCACCCGGCCGAGCTCGTGCTGCCCGTCTTCGTCCGTGACGGCATCGAGGAGCCGCAGCCCATCGGCTCCATGCCGGGCGTCGTGCAGCACACCCCGACCAGCCTGGTCGCCGCGGCCCGCGAGGCGGTCGACGCCGGGGTCGGCGGGATCATGGTCTTCGGCGTCCCGCGGCCGCAGGACAAGGACGCCGGTGGCAGCGCCGGGCTCGACCCGGACGGGGTCCTCAACGCCGGCCTCCGCGCGCTGCGCACCGAGCTCGGCGACGACACCGTCATCATGAGCGACCTGTGCCTCGACGAGTTCACCGACCACGGCCACTGCGGTCTGGTCGACGACGCCGGCCGGGTCGACAACGACGCCACCCTCGAGGTGTATGCCGAGATGGCGGTCGCGCAGGCGCGGGCCGGCGCCCACGTGGTCGGGCCCAGCGGCATGATGGACGGGCAGGTCCAGGTGGTGCGGGAGGCGCTGGACGCCGCCGGGCACCGGGACGTCGCGGTGCTCGCCTACACGGCGAAGTACGCCAGCGGCTGCTACGGGCCGTTCCGCGAGGCCGTGGCCTCGACGCTGGAGGGGGACCGGTCCACCTACCAGCAGGACCCGGCCAACCGCACCGAGAGCCTGCGCGAGCTGCGGCTCGACCTGGAGCAGGGCGCGGACATGGTCATGGTCAAGCCCGCGCTGCCCTACCTCGACATCCTCTCCGACGTCGCGGCCGAGGCCGACGTGCCGGTCGCGGCCTACCAGGTCAGCGGCGAGTACGCCATGATCGAGGCCGCCGCCTCCCAGGGTCTGCTCGACCGTGACCGTATGGTGATGGAGACACTGACGTCGATCCGCCGGGCGGGCGCCCAGATCCTGCTGACCTACTACGCGACGAGGGTGGCCCGGCTGCTGGGAGGGTGA
- a CDS encoding uroporphyrinogen-III synthase, with amino-acid sequence MSTDAAPVHLTPVPSTAARVAFVGAGPGDPGLLTVRARDYLAVADVVVVDAAHREDQVRAWTGEDTEIVRTVRGEDGPALSPAARAKLLVRTATRFDDATHLVVRLLSEDSAGGTMADEARACHDAGVAFEIVPGVSAAWAVPAYAGMLPDGDGGQVHVVSAADTGVDWSHSVDDEVTVVVLGERDRLHRALQHLADAGRDAGTPTALTGRGTTNAQQTRVTTLHEALAADAEELAGATVAVVGRPVQLRAELSWWESKPLFGWSILVPRTKEQSGPMTDRISGYGASSSVVPTISVEKPRTPQQMDRAVKGLVTGRYEWIGFTSVNAVRAVREKFEALGLDARAFAGLKLAAVGGVTAQALREWGLEPDLVPDGEQSARGLLESWPPFDEVLDPINRVFLPRADIATDTLVAGLTDMGWEVDDVTAYRTVRAAPPAAEVREAIKGGAFDAVCFTSSSTVRNLVGIAGKPHPGTVVACIGPATAKAAQEHGLRVDVVAPEPSATSLVDALAEHARALVAQAQSEGEEFVRPSRRKPVARRPRSRR; translated from the coding sequence GTGAGCACCGACGCCGCCCCCGTCCACCTGACCCCCGTCCCCAGCACCGCCGCCCGCGTCGCCTTCGTCGGCGCCGGGCCCGGCGACCCGGGGCTGCTCACCGTCCGCGCTCGGGACTACCTCGCCGTCGCGGACGTCGTCGTCGTCGACGCGGCCCACCGCGAGGACCAGGTGCGAGCCTGGACCGGGGAGGACACCGAGATCGTCCGCACCGTCCGCGGCGAGGACGGTCCCGCGCTCAGCCCTGCGGCCCGCGCCAAGCTGCTCGTGCGCACCGCCACCCGGTTCGACGACGCCACGCACCTCGTCGTGCGGCTGCTGAGCGAGGACTCCGCCGGGGGCACGATGGCCGACGAGGCGCGTGCCTGCCACGACGCGGGCGTCGCCTTCGAGATCGTCCCCGGGGTCAGCGCCGCCTGGGCGGTGCCGGCGTATGCCGGGATGCTCCCCGACGGCGACGGGGGCCAGGTCCACGTCGTCAGCGCCGCCGACACCGGTGTGGACTGGTCGCACTCGGTCGACGACGAGGTGACCGTCGTGGTGCTCGGCGAGCGCGACCGCCTGCACCGTGCGCTGCAGCACCTCGCGGACGCCGGCCGCGACGCCGGTACCCCGACCGCGCTGACCGGCCGGGGCACGACCAACGCCCAGCAGACCCGGGTCACCACGCTGCACGAGGCGCTGGCCGCCGACGCCGAGGAGCTCGCCGGGGCCACCGTCGCCGTCGTCGGGCGCCCGGTGCAGCTGCGGGCCGAGCTGTCCTGGTGGGAGTCCAAGCCGCTCTTCGGCTGGTCGATCCTCGTGCCGCGCACCAAGGAGCAGTCCGGTCCCATGACCGACCGGATCTCCGGCTACGGCGCGAGCTCCTCCGTCGTCCCGACGATCAGCGTGGAGAAGCCCCGCACGCCGCAGCAGATGGACCGCGCGGTCAAGGGGCTGGTCACCGGTCGCTACGAGTGGATCGGCTTCACCTCCGTCAACGCGGTCCGCGCCGTGCGGGAGAAGTTCGAGGCCCTCGGCCTGGACGCCCGCGCGTTCGCCGGCCTCAAGCTGGCGGCCGTCGGCGGCGTCACCGCGCAGGCGCTGCGGGAGTGGGGCCTCGAGCCCGACCTCGTGCCGGACGGCGAGCAGTCCGCCCGGGGGCTGCTGGAGTCCTGGCCGCCCTTCGACGAGGTGCTCGACCCGATCAACCGGGTCTTCCTTCCGCGCGCCGACATCGCGACCGACACCCTCGTCGCGGGCCTCACGGATATGGGCTGGGAGGTCGACGACGTCACCGCCTACCGCACCGTGCGCGCCGCGCCGCCGGCCGCGGAGGTCCGGGAGGCGATCAAGGGCGGTGCCTTCGACGCGGTCTGCTTCACCTCCTCCTCGACGGTGCGCAACCTCGTCGGCATCGCCGGCAAACCGCACCCAGGCACCGTGGTCGCCTGCATCGGCCCCGCGACCGCCAAGGCGGCGCAGGAGCACGGCCTGCGCGTCGACGTCGTCGCCCCGGAGCCGAGCGCGACGAGCCTCGTCGATGCCCTGGCCGAGCACGCCCGCGCCCTCGTGGCGCAGGCGCAGAGCGAGGGCGAGGAGTTCGTCCGCCCCAGCCGCCGCAAGCCGGTGGCGCGGCGTCCCCGGTCGCGGCGGTGA
- the hemC gene encoding hydroxymethylbilane synthase, with protein sequence MSEATATTSTGRPLRLGTRRSALATSQSTWVAERLRAAGCEVELVLVTTEGDTSARSLREIGGTGVFASALRTALLEGRIDLAVHSLKDLPTAPADGLVVAAVPEREDPRDVLVARDGLRLHELPAGAVIGTGSPRRAAQLRLARPDLEVRDIRGNVDSRIRMVTDGVLDAVVLARAGLARLDRLDEATEVLDTEVVLPAAGQGALAVECRAEDSALAQDLGAALEHAPTRAAVTAERAALARLEAGCTAPVGALARSTGAPTLTLHVFAALQDGARTHVLTGADDAPDDLGARAADLLLNRPDPAGLVAAPGSHTPESDL encoded by the coding sequence ATGAGTGAGGCGACCGCCACCACCAGCACCGGGCGACCGCTGCGGCTGGGGACCCGGCGCAGCGCCCTGGCCACCAGCCAGTCCACCTGGGTGGCCGAGCGGCTGCGCGCAGCCGGGTGCGAGGTCGAGCTGGTCCTCGTGACCACCGAGGGCGACACCTCGGCCCGCAGCCTGCGCGAGATCGGCGGCACCGGGGTCTTCGCCTCCGCGCTGCGCACCGCGCTGCTGGAGGGCCGGATCGACCTCGCCGTGCACTCCCTCAAGGACCTGCCGACCGCACCCGCCGACGGCCTCGTCGTGGCCGCCGTCCCCGAGCGGGAGGACCCGCGCGACGTCCTCGTCGCCCGGGACGGCCTGCGCCTGCACGAGCTCCCGGCCGGCGCGGTCATCGGCACCGGCTCACCGCGTCGTGCCGCGCAGCTGCGCCTCGCGCGCCCCGACCTCGAGGTCCGCGACATCCGCGGCAACGTCGACTCGCGCATCCGCATGGTCACCGACGGCGTGCTCGACGCCGTCGTCCTGGCCCGCGCCGGGTTGGCCCGGCTGGACCGCCTCGACGAGGCCACCGAGGTGCTCGACACCGAGGTCGTGCTCCCGGCCGCCGGGCAGGGGGCGCTCGCCGTCGAGTGCCGCGCGGAGGACTCCGCGCTGGCCCAGGACCTCGGCGCCGCCCTGGAGCACGCGCCCACCCGGGCCGCCGTCACCGCCGAGCGCGCCGCCCTCGCCCGGCTGGAGGCCGGCTGCACCGCCCCCGTCGGGGCGCTGGCGCGCTCCACCGGCGCACCCACCCTCACCCTTCACGTGTTCGCCGCCCTGCAGGACGGGGCGCGCACGCACGTGCTGACCGGCGCGGACGACGCGCCGGACGACCTCGGCGCACGTGCCGCCGACCTGCTGTTGAACCGTCCCGACCCGGCCGGCCTCGTCGCCGCACCCGGGTCACACACACCGGAGTCCGACCTGTGA
- a CDS encoding glutamyl-tRNA reductase, which translates to MSVLVVGLSHRTAPIDLLERAVLDADGAAGLAARLRAGDHVHEALVLSTCNRLEVVVEAGTFHGALEEIGVALGALTGLSRDQLTDHLFVHYDDRAVAHLFELACGLDSLAVGESQVLGQLREALAVAQRHGHLGPSLNPLVQQALRVGKRAHAETSIDDVSRSLVALGLDRARDVLGDLTGARTVVVGAGAMSGLAVATLVRQGVSDLVVVNRTQERAERLAAAHGVRSLPWADLASAVGSADLVITCTGAVGHVLDEGTLARARGAAGRSGAPLTLLDLALPRDVDPAVTRLRGATLWGLAELQQAAGGSAGPSLPGPGASSSSGPEEAEAVTAVRGLVATEVAAYLTERHAARLGPTLAALRTSAGRVVDAEMTRLDQRLPHLPDDERAEVRHTVQRVVDKLLHTPTTRVKQLQAGYDEVPADYAHALRELFDLDSREVAVVSSPPLGVVEKATERRKGGRS; encoded by the coding sequence GTGAGTGTCCTCGTCGTGGGCCTGTCCCACCGCACCGCACCCATCGACCTGCTCGAGCGGGCCGTCCTCGACGCCGACGGCGCCGCGGGCCTGGCCGCCCGCCTGCGGGCCGGCGACCACGTGCACGAGGCGCTCGTGCTCTCCACCTGCAACCGGCTCGAGGTCGTCGTGGAGGCCGGGACGTTCCACGGCGCGCTCGAGGAGATCGGCGTGGCCCTGGGGGCGCTGACCGGTCTGTCCCGGGACCAGCTCACCGACCACCTCTTCGTGCACTACGACGACCGGGCGGTCGCCCACCTCTTCGAGCTCGCGTGCGGTCTGGACTCGCTGGCGGTCGGGGAGAGCCAGGTGCTGGGCCAGCTGCGCGAGGCGCTCGCCGTCGCCCAGCGGCACGGTCACCTGGGGCCCTCCCTCAACCCGCTGGTCCAGCAGGCGCTGCGCGTGGGCAAGCGGGCCCACGCCGAGACCTCCATCGACGACGTCTCCCGCTCCCTCGTCGCCCTCGGGCTCGACCGGGCCAGGGACGTCCTCGGCGACCTCACCGGGGCGCGCACGGTGGTCGTGGGCGCCGGCGCCATGTCGGGCCTGGCCGTGGCGACCCTCGTGCGGCAGGGGGTGAGCGACCTCGTCGTGGTCAACCGCACGCAGGAGCGGGCCGAGCGGCTCGCGGCGGCGCACGGGGTGCGCAGCCTGCCCTGGGCCGACCTCGCGAGCGCCGTCGGCTCGGCCGACCTCGTCATCACCTGCACCGGTGCGGTGGGCCACGTCCTCGACGAGGGCACGCTCGCCCGGGCCCGCGGTGCCGCCGGCCGGTCCGGCGCCCCGCTCACGCTGCTCGACCTGGCGCTCCCGCGCGACGTCGACCCCGCCGTGACCCGGCTGCGCGGGGCCACCCTCTGGGGCCTCGCCGAGCTGCAGCAGGCCGCGGGCGGGTCGGCCGGCCCGTCCTTGCCGGGACCGGGGGCGAGCTCGTCGTCCGGGCCCGAGGAGGCCGAGGCCGTCACGGCGGTGCGCGGCCTGGTCGCCACCGAGGTCGCCGCCTACCTCACCGAGCGGCACGCCGCCCGCCTCGGACCAACCCTGGCCGCGCTGCGCACCAGCGCGGGGCGGGTCGTCGACGCCGAGATGACCCGGCTGGACCAGCGCCTCCCGCACCTGCCCGACGACGAGCGGGCCGAGGTCCGGCATACCGTGCAGCGGGTGGTGGACAAGCTGCTCCACACCCCGACCACGCGGGTGAAGCAGCTGCAGGCGGGCTACGACGAGGTGCCGGCCGACTACGCCCACGCCCTGCGCGAGCTCTTCGACCTCGACAGCCGCGAGGTCGCCGTCGTCTCAAGCCCCCCGCTCGGCGTCGTCGAGAAGGCCACCGAGCGCAGGAAGGGGGGACGGTCCTGA
- a CDS encoding redox-sensing transcriptional repressor Rex has translation MAESNRRGVPDATVGRLPGYLQALTTVAEQGRSSVSSEEIASLAGVRSAQVRKDLSHLGSYGVRGVGYDVARLVDQISAELGLSQDWPVVIVGMGNLGRALASYEGLATRGFHVVALADNDPDVVGSRVEGMPVQALAELRTCGPVSVGVVTTPPEAAQEVADVLVELGVHSILNFAPVVLQVPADVDVRRVDLATELQILAFHQHQREASVTDTPVEGVS, from the coding sequence ATGGCCGAGTCGAACCGGCGCGGGGTGCCGGACGCCACGGTCGGAAGGCTCCCGGGCTACCTCCAGGCGCTCACCACGGTGGCGGAGCAGGGCCGCAGCTCGGTTTCCAGCGAGGAGATCGCCTCGCTCGCGGGGGTGCGCTCGGCCCAGGTGCGCAAGGACCTGTCCCACCTCGGCTCCTACGGCGTCCGGGGCGTCGGCTACGACGTCGCCAGGCTCGTCGACCAGATCTCCGCCGAGCTCGGGCTGAGCCAGGACTGGCCGGTGGTCATCGTCGGCATGGGCAACCTCGGCCGCGCCCTGGCGAGCTACGAGGGCCTGGCCACCCGCGGCTTCCACGTCGTCGCCCTGGCGGACAACGACCCCGACGTGGTCGGCAGCCGGGTCGAGGGTATGCCGGTGCAGGCGCTGGCCGAGCTGCGGACCTGCGGCCCGGTGTCGGTGGGTGTCGTCACGACCCCGCCCGAGGCCGCCCAGGAGGTCGCGGACGTGCTCGTCGAGCTCGGCGTGCACTCCATCCTCAACTTCGCGCCCGTCGTGCTCCAGGTGCCCGCCGACGTCGACGTGCGCCGGGTCGACCTGGCGACCGAGCTGCAGATCCTGGCCTTCCACCAGCACCAGCGGGAGGCCTCCGTGACCGACACCCCGGTGGAGGGAGTCTCGTGA
- a CDS encoding glutaredoxin family protein, whose protein sequence is MRWWGRGRSSGTQPRVEVLSRPGCHLCEEMVGVVRTQVEDVVVRDIDAERAGGEMGQAEHDRWTTEVPVLLVDEKVVARWRVEPAELRSALSRARRAGRRP, encoded by the coding sequence GTGAGGTGGTGGGGGCGCGGCAGGAGCTCCGGGACGCAGCCGCGGGTCGAGGTGCTCTCGCGGCCCGGCTGCCACCTGTGCGAGGAGATGGTCGGGGTGGTCCGCACGCAGGTCGAGGACGTGGTGGTCCGGGACATCGACGCCGAGCGTGCCGGCGGGGAGATGGGGCAGGCCGAGCACGACCGCTGGACGACCGAGGTCCCTGTCCTGCTGGTGGACGAGAAGGTGGTCGCGCGGTGGCGGGTCGAGCCCGCCGAGCTGCGGTCCGCCCTGTCCCGCGCGCGCCGCGCCGGGCGCCGTCCCTGA
- a CDS encoding 30S ribosomal protein bS22 — protein sequence MGSVIKKRRKRMAKKKHRKLLRKTRHQRRNKK from the coding sequence ATGGGCTCTGTGATCAAGAAGCGCCGCAAGCGGATGGCGAAGAAGAAGCACCGCAAGCTGCTGCGCAAGACGCGTCACCAGCGTCGCAACAAGAAGTGA
- a CDS encoding acetoin utilization protein AcuC: protein MTASWVMWDERYTGYDFGPGHPMHPSRLDLTHRLSGALGLLDHDDVEIRPARPATLEELLSVHTPDLVEAVQAASADPRSATGRHGLGTEDTPAFLGMHEATSLAVGATVEACRAVWTGQVARACNIAGGLHHAMPQAASGFCVYNDIAVGIQDLLDAGAERVLYLDLDVHHGDGVERCFWNEPRVMTVSMHETGRALFPGTGFPGDTGGPKAPDSAVNIALPPGTGDEGWLRAYQAVVPTIVRVFDPQIVVSQHGCDCHYADPLAHLSVSMDALAVAYGWVRELADDLAGGRWVSLGGGGYELVEVVPRAWTHLIGVVTGRPVDPRTPVPESWRQHVEEVYGLDAPRSMGDREGREIRYGRWDEGHDLDEPVDSAIMATRRASFPGWGLDPYFD, encoded by the coding sequence ATGACGGCCTCCTGGGTGATGTGGGACGAGCGCTACACGGGCTACGACTTCGGCCCGGGGCACCCCATGCACCCGAGCCGGCTGGACCTCACGCACCGCCTCTCCGGGGCCCTGGGGCTGCTCGACCACGACGACGTGGAGATCCGCCCGGCCCGGCCCGCCACGCTCGAGGAGCTGCTCTCGGTGCACACGCCCGACCTCGTCGAGGCGGTGCAGGCGGCCTCCGCCGACCCCCGGTCGGCCACCGGACGCCACGGTCTGGGCACCGAGGACACCCCGGCCTTCCTGGGTATGCACGAGGCCACCTCCCTCGCCGTGGGGGCCACGGTCGAGGCGTGCCGGGCGGTCTGGACCGGGCAGGTCGCGCGCGCCTGCAACATCGCCGGCGGTCTGCACCACGCGATGCCGCAGGCGGCCTCGGGCTTCTGCGTCTACAACGACATCGCCGTCGGCATCCAGGACCTCCTCGACGCGGGCGCCGAGCGGGTGCTCTACCTCGATCTCGACGTGCACCACGGCGACGGCGTCGAGCGGTGCTTCTGGAACGAGCCGCGGGTCATGACGGTCTCCATGCACGAGACCGGCCGCGCGCTCTTCCCGGGCACCGGCTTCCCCGGCGACACCGGCGGCCCGAAGGCGCCGGACTCGGCGGTCAACATCGCGCTGCCCCCCGGGACCGGCGACGAGGGGTGGCTGCGGGCATACCAGGCGGTCGTCCCCACCATCGTCCGGGTCTTCGACCCGCAGATCGTCGTGAGCCAGCACGGGTGCGACTGCCACTACGCCGACCCGCTGGCGCACCTGTCGGTGTCGATGGACGCCCTCGCCGTCGCCTACGGCTGGGTGCGGGAGCTGGCCGACGACCTGGCCGGCGGCCGGTGGGTCTCGCTCGGCGGCGGGGGGTATGAGCTGGTCGAGGTGGTGCCCCGCGCCTGGACCCACCTCATCGGCGTCGTGACGGGCCGGCCGGTCGACCCCCGGACGCCGGTGCCGGAGTCGTGGCGGCAGCACGTCGAGGAGGTCTACGGGCTGGACGCGCCCCGCTCGATGGGGGACCGCGAGGGCCGGGAGATCCGCTACGGGCGGTGGGACGAGGGGCACGACCTCGACGAGCCGGTCGACTCGGCCATCATGGCGACGCGCCGGGCCAGCTTCCCCGGCTGGGGCCTGGACCCCTACTTCGACTGA
- a CDS encoding GNAT family N-acetyltransferase, with the protein MSEIHVRVLDPDEWPSYKDVRLRALRESPEAFVASAEEEADFPDSRWQERMERSRRILAENGEEVVGVVSVGTGHRTNIPGAGELFGLWVAPSLRGSGVARRLLEKSAKVGREVGLRQLVYWVGTDNGRAVAFASSFGFRPTDDRRPIRIRGVDEEDAESEEMMMVYPLGDSAGVPTSL; encoded by the coding sequence ATGAGCGAGATCCACGTGCGCGTCCTCGACCCGGATGAGTGGCCGTCCTACAAGGACGTGCGTCTGCGGGCGCTGCGTGAGTCTCCCGAAGCCTTCGTGGCCTCCGCCGAGGAGGAGGCGGACTTCCCCGACTCGCGCTGGCAGGAGCGCATGGAGCGCTCGCGTCGGATCCTCGCCGAGAACGGCGAGGAGGTCGTCGGCGTGGTCAGCGTCGGCACCGGTCACCGCACGAACATCCCCGGTGCCGGCGAGCTCTTCGGGCTGTGGGTGGCGCCCTCCCTGCGCGGCTCCGGCGTCGCCCGCCGGCTGCTCGAGAAGTCGGCCAAGGTCGGTCGCGAGGTCGGCCTGCGCCAGCTCGTCTACTGGGTGGGCACCGACAACGGCCGCGCGGTGGCCTTCGCCTCCAGCTTCGGCTTCCGCCCCACCGACGACCGGCGGCCCATCCGGATCCGCGGCGTCGACGAGGAGGACGCGGAGTCCGAGGAGATGATGATGGTCTACCCGCTGGGTGACTCCGCAGGGGTCCCGACCTCGCTCTGA
- the proC gene encoding pyrroline-5-carboxylate reductase codes for MTIALLGAGVMGGTLAAALIRSGHAPDDLVLSDKVTERAERVAGQHGTRYADPAAAVAAADVVVLAVKPQDMAALVEEVHDHVGPGTLVVSIAAGITTDFLERRLPEGTSVVRVMPNTPALVDQGMSAMSPGRHCTATHVEQARALMEHVGRVVVLDEQHQDAVTAISGSGPSYIFYVVEAMIEAGVLLGLPRDTATELVTQTLYGAATMIRETGTHPTVLREQVSSPGGTSVAALRALEDHKVRAAFLTAMEAAARRSHELSPRED; via the coding sequence GTGACGATCGCTCTCCTCGGCGCCGGGGTCATGGGCGGAACCCTGGCCGCGGCCCTCATCCGGTCCGGGCACGCCCCGGACGACCTCGTCCTCAGCGACAAGGTGACCGAGCGGGCCGAGCGGGTGGCCGGTCAGCACGGCACGCGGTATGCCGACCCCGCGGCCGCGGTCGCCGCCGCGGACGTCGTGGTGCTCGCGGTGAAGCCGCAGGACATGGCGGCCCTCGTCGAGGAGGTCCACGACCACGTCGGGCCCGGCACCCTCGTCGTCTCCATCGCGGCGGGGATCACCACCGACTTCCTCGAGCGGCGGCTGCCCGAGGGGACCTCCGTCGTCCGCGTCATGCCCAACACCCCCGCCCTGGTCGACCAGGGCATGTCGGCCATGAGCCCGGGGCGGCACTGCACCGCCACGCACGTGGAGCAGGCCCGGGCCCTCATGGAGCACGTGGGCCGGGTCGTCGTCCTCGACGAGCAGCACCAGGACGCGGTCACCGCGATCAGCGGCAGCGGACCGTCCTACATCTTCTACGTCGTGGAGGCCATGATCGAGGCCGGTGTGCTCCTCGGACTGCCCCGCGACACGGCCACCGAGCTCGTCACACAGACGTTGTATGGTGCCGCCACGATGATCCGCGAGACGGGGACCCACCCGACGGTCTTGCGGGAGCAGGTCTCCAGCCCGGGTGGCACGAGCGTCGCCGCCCTGCGGGCCCTGGAGGACCACAAGGTCAGGGCCGCCTTCCTCACGGCGATGGAGGCGGCCGCCAGAAGGTCGCACGAGCTGTCCCCGCGCGAGGACTGA
- a CDS encoding proline dehydrogenase family protein produces MELADLNPSALMRQTLLGVSRNTALRQVIEQAPVSRDVVKRFVAGDATADAVRVAGELVDTRRQVTIDYLGEDTTDPSQASATRDAYLELLSALSEAGLTQDGAAEVSLKLSALGQFLGRDGHAIALDNARQVCQAAANAGTTVTLDMEDHTTTDPTLAALAELRQDWPWVGVALQAYLHRTEQDCRDLAGEGSRVRLCKGAYKQPESVAYQDKEDVDKSYVRCLKILLQGEGYPMIATHDPRLVEIATVLADKEQREADSYEFQMLLGIRPDEQRRLAGAGAKMRVYLPYGEDWYGYLVRRMAERPANLTFFLRGLATKG; encoded by the coding sequence ATGGAGCTCGCCGACCTCAACCCCTCCGCCCTCATGCGCCAGACCCTGCTGGGCGTGAGCCGCAACACCGCGCTGCGCCAGGTGATCGAGCAGGCGCCGGTCAGCAGGGACGTGGTGAAGCGGTTCGTCGCCGGTGACGCCACCGCCGACGCCGTCCGGGTGGCCGGCGAGCTGGTGGACACCCGCCGCCAGGTCACCATCGACTACCTCGGCGAGGACACGACCGACCCCTCCCAGGCGAGCGCCACCCGCGACGCCTACCTGGAGCTGCTCTCCGCGCTCTCCGAGGCCGGGCTCACCCAGGACGGCGCCGCCGAGGTCAGCCTCAAGCTCTCCGCGCTCGGCCAGTTCCTCGGCCGGGACGGGCACGCCATCGCCCTGGACAACGCGCGCCAGGTCTGCCAGGCCGCCGCCAACGCCGGCACGACGGTGACCCTCGACATGGAGGACCACACCACCACCGACCCCACCCTGGCGGCGCTCGCCGAGCTGCGCCAGGACTGGCCGTGGGTGGGTGTGGCGCTGCAGGCATACCTGCACCGGACCGAGCAGGACTGCCGCGACCTCGCGGGCGAGGGCTCCCGGGTGCGGCTGTGCAAGGGGGCCTACAAGCAGCCCGAGTCGGTCGCCTACCAGGACAAGGAGGACGTGGACAAGTCCTACGTCCGGTGCCTGAAGATCCTCCTGCAGGGCGAGGGCTACCCGATGATCGCCACGCACGACCCGCGGCTGGTCGAGATCGCCACGGTGCTCGCCGACAAGGAGCAGCGCGAGGCCGACTCCTACGAGTTCCAGATGCTGCTGGGGATCCGCCCGGACGAGCAGCGCCGGCTCGCCGGGGCCGGGGCGAAGATGCGCGTTTACCTGCCCTACGGCGAGGACTGGTACGGCTACCTCGTGCGACGCATGGCCGAGCGCCCGGCCAACCTGACCTTCTTCCTGCGCGGCCTGGCGACCAAGGGCTGA